In the genome of Carya illinoinensis cultivar Pawnee chromosome 13, C.illinoinensisPawnee_v1, whole genome shotgun sequence, the window ctaatatattaattaaattaaaaacaacccttcagtgaaaatacacgtaaaagcgggtcatcacagtttctatctccacctaaaggaggctgaatagtgaatttgagaatcctcaaagggtagcttgaggcgaggacgtaggcagtgggaacgaacctcgttaacatactgagtttgcttctctcttacccttactctttatatttattgctatttcgtattttgtttatattttatattgtatatttgatttataattattatttttttttaatacaactcaattcaccccccttcttgtgttagtcatctgggcaacaagttTGATGATGGTACGTAAAGTGCAATGGTATGATAATCATGTCCTTGAGATAGATTAAATTAAGTGAGAGGTAAATAGGCAAGAAAGAGGGATTTGGCTATTAGGTGGTatgattatgcccaaagaataacgtggtaattgtagcacagctttgggtaTCGATTTTAtaaggagacaaattaaaaaatatcaaattgaacaaagaaactaaaaaaaatattaaatgattgatggaaaataaagattaattttaaatgcaaattaaagtgaagcaaagttactAACGGAAGAAGTAATCAAATTGACGAACAGTAAAGCGTCGAGAATCtcttgcacaaatccggtattttaattattcttaattcattaaataactcaattcccaaaatttccaattagaatatatagatttataaactaaaattaaaccaaatgtaaccctttgaaaaatcattcaccacttttgaaatatgtaaattattatttctattgaaAAAAATCTAACAACGACAGTATATTCAGgtagcgatattgcagcaaaaaactaaatcaacatagataaataattgatccaaacataatcaaaggatcaatccattcaatagaaaaagcatgactgaatccataaacagaataaattctatgattattcggagaagaaaatattaacaatgaattaaaaatgataaaataaaagagttttattaattaaaaattaaatacataaattaaaactaaattagaaataccatctaatataCAATTTCATCATCAGccttacttgagaatttagttacctataaatataatggatagCAAAAATTtctagagaaaaataaagcaaacggCGGTCATAGAAGtgattttttcctttcttcaaatctacctcttgtgcctccccTCCTCCTCTATTTCGTACTAacgatatgcttatatagggtaggaaaaaaATCCTAGTGTTTTCATAATTcctgcataaaaaaaaatcgcctaaattttagaacTAATCTTGGTAGCCACGTACTTGCTTCAGGAGTTCTaatttgaaaatccttattagagacaaatttatatccctttaagatatctttataatgcatcaagaatcgtatCAATCCGATTTGTGAGTAGAATGTGATggtcaaaatactaaaatatgtccagactgtctcctagcaaattctggatttggacttcttgcagtttccttttgtgattttttttcttttttttcatgatcCAAATTGTTCTCAAACCTAATAAAAGTCttcttttgaatttgactggattttgacttactcttttataaactctgaaattaaacataaaaaactgtttagaagtatcccaacgtaaataaaaACTCagttcaagaatacacattaatttctattatttttattcataatttaacattttaatccaataacaGGGTCTTTaaagtgcactttcgcacactcatcatgGTGCAAACTATGTTATTCTGATGCTAGGTTAAGAGTAAGGGTAGGAGCTTTAGTAAGGCTATTTgttgatccaaatagttggataTGAGTCTCTTAAGGGTATTGTAACCAAGGGATGTGGACCACTTGAGGTTTCGGGTAGTAGACTTGGAAGGTTAAGCTTTGGTCATTAGGGTTGGAGATCGAAGTTTTGGAAACTACGGGTACGTTTCATTATATGATGTGAATGGCTCTAGGCCAAACAAGGTTGAGTTGGTGAGATGTTTGAGATCTAATGTTATGATTCCATGAGTGTATGAAGAGAAGAGTGCAAACCATAAGTAATAGGTTAAAAGGTTATACCTATAAGTAGTTGAGCTCCGGAGGATGAGTAAAAGTATAATGCTTTCAAAACATTAACATAGCTAGGTGTAAGTGAAGAAGGACCCCCtcatatttcttgaaaaaatattgttttaatttaattacgtTTAGATttcgaattttatttttatgactaTGTTGAGCTATATTATAAACTAAGGTTGAAGATAAAACTTCATTGAAGATGAGGAATATTATTTATGAGACGTATTTTTTCTCAAGTATTTTTGTGTACGTTTAGTGATTACATGTTCTTacttcacataaattaatagagataagattttataaatatgagtttaatcatatttttctcatgatctaaaataatcttaattaattgaaTGCTCAGTTCATATTtaggttaaaaatttaaatcaaatcaTCACTTGGATGgataaaaaaatggttttaaCGATAATATCTTATATGATTGATTTGTAGATAATCTTATAGAAGTTTGGGAAGAATCAATTGTCATAAATATATGCTGATGtgaattaattgaaatttcATATCGAATATAACTGAAATATAAGTTACTGTGAATCAATTATCATTCGTGCCCATACGAGTATAATTGATGTCTCTCAACGATTCCATTCTTTTCGGTCCATTCATTTccattatattttctttattgtttCATCCATTCCATTCATTTATAACTTAAAAACGGAGCCATCATTCAAAATATTGCCAATGATTTTCCCTGAACGCAAACCAAACACTACAAGAGAGAAGCTTGGATAGAAGAAAATGGGGCAGATTAAACTCTAGTTTTCTTAGTTGATAATTTCATACAGGACTTGCGAAAAATCCTAGTTATTGGTAGCTCTAGTTGTCAAGCCAAATCCAAAAGGAAATAGAGGGTCATAATGTGAATCACCAACATTCATCGGGAGCTGGTCCACTGTCTTGAACCACGTACAAGCGAGCTTGCCAGTGAATCCATAGTCACCGAACAATATGTCAGCAACGCCTTGGCCTTCAGTTCCAGGAAGCCAAGCAGCAACAAGTGCATCAATCTTTGCCAGGTAGGGCTGGATCACAACAGGGCGGCCAGAGATCACTACCACAACGCACTTGACAGCCCCACACACGTTGTTTATAGTGCTTGGCCCTGGTTCTAGTATAGTTAGATTGAAGCTATCGCCAATCATTTCTGCATACGAGGGCTCACCCACAACAACAATGGCGACTGAAAATTTGTTGGACTTGACAAATCCTGCATCAGGGTTCTCACTATAGACAACCTGGGTGGTAGGATCAACTGTATTTTTCACGGCATTCAGGATTGTTGTACCTGTTAAAGCATGTATGTCCTCTATTGTAATGCACCAGATTTGATAggcaaaaaggaaaacaaaacaccCCACCAATAGAAAATCTTACTTCTgcaaaaaaaacacaaaagcaTGCGGAATGTATAGATATTTACAAATCGATCGTACCGATAGTGAGATCATTGCCACTAAGACCCTGCCACGTAATCGTGAAGCCTCCGCATTGATAGCCCAAATTGTCAGCATGACTTCCTGCAACTAGTATCTTCAGCGTTTTCTTGGGGAGGGGAAGCAAGGGCTTGTCAGCAGATTTTCCGTTCTTTAATAGTACAAGTGATTTTCGTACAGCCTCCCTTGCCAATTCTCTATGTTTCTGCCCAAGTGACACTCTCGATTATAGGACACCAAAGGGATTTGACAAAACACAGATGAAGAGTATTCAAGTCATCTTAAGACAATAAATCTGAGAACAGACCTTATTACCGAGTTGGCTGACAAGACTGAGATCAGCTAGTGGATTCTCGAAGAGTCCCATGATAAATTTAACCCTCAAGATTCTCTTCACAGCATCATCGATCCTGCTCATTGGGATAATATTGTTCTTCACCTGATTGGTTAGCTCGTGAATGAAGTCTGTATAGTTAAATGGGACCATGATCTGCAAAATAGGTAGAAACATTTgagaatagaaaaagaaaaacatatgtCCCCCTCACATGCTTGAGATCAAGGAACATAATACTAAATTTTGACTGACCATGTCAATTCCAGCACTAACTCCAGCTTGAACAGAGCATGAATAGTTAGCATCGATCTTTTCAATACCATACCAATCTGATATGACAAAGCCCTGAAACACAAACATTTGCACCTTCAATGTTTCATATCAGCTGACCAATTTGTCAACCAAACTAAGTGTTGAATTGGTTTTTGTTACCTTGAACTTTAGTTTTCCCTTTAGGAGACCAGAGATAAGATCACCATTAGCATGCATCTTCTTCCCATTCCAGCTTGAGTACGATACCATGACTGTTGCAACACCCTTGATGATGGAGGTAGGGTAAGCAGGCATGTGAATACTGAACAATCCATTTGCGTTGATCACAGTATTATTCTCATCAATGCCATTGGTTGTGCCACCATCTCCCACAAAGTGCTTGGCACAGGCCGCAACCTTTTGTCTAGCCATAACCAATAAATCAAGTGAAGTTGTTACAGCCAGGTTTCAAATTTCAGTTCATTTGATATGCTCAACAAAGAACCGGCTGACGTTAATTTAGAAAGATGATCTTGAACTAGAATGATTTTGTGAGGTATTTATTCTAAGCTGCTATCATCTAAAGAACTAGTCAGTACGTGGATACTAAGATTATCTCAGAtgatctatgaatagtagtaaaatagtttgagcaAATCAATTTTTAAGAGCTCGTGCATGTATAAATGAAACATGCTAATGAAAACAAttgtaaaaaatcattcaagAATAATAACATCAGTACTGTCTACTAATCAACCCAGAGTAACTAAAATACAGCAGAAGTTTTATCAAAGGGCTCTTACTTTCCACCAACAAAGGGAACACCCTTTCGAGATTTTGCAGGAATATCTCCTTGCAAACCAGGTATGATCTCAGTCATTGCTTGAACAATTTTGTGGTCTTCACTATAACTTTCGTAGCACCGACCCCATCTCGGGTCCCTGCATACctgttaattaaaaatatagatgAAAATTGTTAGCATAAGTCGTTAaggtatttttttgaaaattttgaaataaatgtgTATTTACCGCAATACATGGAGCAAAAACATAAGGAATTCCTGTAGCTCTAACTTCAAGGGCCGTTGCAGCTCCAATCTTCTTGATAAGTCGAGGATCCCTGAAAGAATAATATCACAATAAATCCAGATAAGTGAAACTCGGAACTACGTACATACTGATTTAAAGAACACAGGGACTATCTAATAAATTCTTAAtgcatctcttcttccaacCCGCTGATCATGTTTAAGATGATAAAAATCGAGTTTTGTAATCCCAGCTTCCCATGAGTTTCTCAGTAATAATTCACCATCCAAGTCAGGATCATAACATGCTTTCTTCAACCATCGTAGACGATCATTACAAAATACTTGAAATGTAAAATCTCGAGGTAAGTCTTTAAACTTAAAAGTGTTAACGATTCAAAAGATCTGAAATTCTGAAATGGATTAAGTACAAAAGTATTAATAGTAAAAGGGTGATACTAGGTTGCCCTCTAAATCTGCTCCCGAAATTACCttagtgcattttttttttaaatgttaaaagtACATGACATACACAAATTTACTAGtagtaattttttcaaacattaaaaaattgcACTATGAGGCAGTTTTAGGGGCACATTTAGAGGGCAACCAATCATTTTCCATAACAAAATatccatcaaacttaaaatttaagGATCATGCTAGTCGGTCATCCAGCTTTTTCTGTTGCCGTGACTGTTAgtccatttctttttcattttaaataaatatattttaaacatttaaaattttttttttaaacatacaaATTCTGTAgtagtaatatttttaaaatatttaaaaaaaattaaattatatgacGGTCAAACCTAGAGGATAAAGTAGCATTtccaaaacttaaaatcactttcgTTAAATGACTTGGTGTCTAcgtggaattaaataaaaaagtatctTTCTACAACTAACACTCGGACTAAACCGAAGGGCTTGTCTGTATCAACATGCATCTTTATACACTTGCCTGGTCACTCCAAGCCCAACATTGTGGGGGAAAATAGTGGCCTTGTAGACGTTGTTATGACCGTGGACAGCATCAATCCCGTAAATCATCGGAATCCCAAGGCGGGTCGATAGAGAGCCCTTTTGGATCTCATTCACCAGGTTGACCCAAGTTTCTGCAGAGGCCTCCGGAGCCGGTACACTCCCTCCACCACTCAAAACACTCCCTGCCCATCACATGATATTGCACATACATTTAATCAAACTCGCATATTCTTGTGTTCAAAACAGCTAATATTGACAAATAGATCATGTACacaggtgaaaaaaaaaatatagattgttCAGTGACATTTGGTTACCAATGAAGTACTTCTTCATCACATCGGGCTTGGCAACGCTGCGCTCAATCTGCACCATTTGGCCAATCTTTTCGGCAAGAGTCATGCGTCTCATGAGGTCTTTGACTCTAGCGCCCAAAGGCTGCCTTGGGTCTTTGTATTTCACGTAAACTGCTTCAGTAGAAGTTGCCAAGTAGCATAATAGCATGAAACCCATCATGGGGATTGAGAATCTCCGCATCTTGGCAGACCCAAGTCGATCTTAGTTGTTTGTATCTGGAGATTGAACTTATAGACAATAGTAATATGGAATATGTAGAGAATGCAACGGCTATAAGAGACTGATATCATAACAAGTAATACtaattcccaaaaaaaaataataataataataaataaataaacttaagGGGAGAGTGATCATAAAAATGGTACATTGAACTGGGAAAACCactgcccaaaaaaaaaagggggggctGGAAAACCCATTGCTGCTCGCCAAACACGAGATACTGTAAACAGCCTCACGCACTCAAACAGACCAagggagaaagagaagaaattgGAGGAGGAGATATTTCTGTCTCCCTCTCCCGCCCTTCCTTTACTAGTCTTTACCAGTGTGTTAGCAGGAATGCAAGAACCTTCGGCTTCGATGGGAAGACTCTGGGAAATGTGACCAATGGGCTGCTAGATATATAGGAAGTCTCTGGATTATTacaagtttaaaaattttacgtGCAGTCATTTTTAAATACTCTTTAAATTAGAGTCTAATGCAATTTGGTCACTCAAAAACTCtggtaaataaataatgtaACTCAAGAAGTCCCTCAAAATCAATTTGGTCAAACACAAATTCCGCTGGATTTGTTTACTAAATTAGTTATTATGGTTGTGACTAATGAAAAAATCGCGTTCTTAGTACTAAACAAGTTACTTAAATCTTTATAAATATAGTCTATTTATATGTAGGTTGATAAAGATTTtagtaaaactttaaaatatgtttataaaaaCTTGTAGATTAGATAATCTAATTTATCAAGAAGAAGCGGCTTAAAAACAAACTTGAAATCGAtcgaatattaaattaatttgttgTTCATGACTATATAAATACAATTAGATGAAGAACTCCAACTCGATTTatgaaataacttataaaaaaatgttcggAATTAATCGAATATTAAATGAGTTGTTCGTAGAGATAAATACAACAAGATGAAAAGCTCTAACTTGACTCATATTATGTAACTCGATTCGTTTGCCCTACCAGACTCTTGTTTACATGTAAAGATCTTGAAAATGTGTGGAAATgaagttttatggtttttgtacAAAATATTATGGATCCcacttcaaatatatttaaatggtaccacttcaaaatattttttttttttttttgaagaaatcatttgaattttgaaaaataataatcgaCGTGCCCGTTGCTTAATTGCCACCTAACccctcactttttccttttaagttatgtattctttttatttttaatattattttaattgaaatagTAAAACTATATATGTTGAGATAAGGAGTGaaaaaattttttgaaggaaatatttttaatttttgtatagaatgaagtttggaaaaaagtTGAGAAATTGAGTGACAAGTGgagtttgaattaaattaattgcCAAAGATGGACCATCACAAAGGTTGCGTGACTGAGCTCATATAATGTCATATTGGTAGAATTTGGAGTAGACTAATATCAATAACAAATCCCAACTGTACAAGTTTTGCCTACGTCTTttgtttaaaaagtaaattccatcaagaaaaattaagtttttcacttttttattaagagaaataatatttacagtcatgaAATGTGTAAGTGTCATGTAATCTCTTTAAAACAAATTAGTAGACTCCaccattttataaaactatttagcAGTTATATACTCtacaactgtatataacattattcttttattaacgATCTTTACTAAACTTGTACAATATTTAAagattgtatatatcattatccTTTGGAGTAACCAGGAGCAATACATGCATACAACGAGGAAGAATTGGAAAGAGATTTGTCATACGTATGACAAATCTCTTTATGAGCTACCTATCATACATGAGTGCTTTAATAGATGGTTTTTCAATCAATcccttaaatttatttttgaattgcCAGTCATCATGTGCGGTTACTTTTTAATGtaacttttattcttttaatctGCAAATTTcccaaatataattattaatttattgaattttatatttcatcGTAGGGTCTTGAAAGAGAAACTATTAATATCTTAAAAGAATATTGTTACATTTACAATGGAATTATACAAAACAATCTCACAAATTGATGACCTGATTTTAtctgatttgttaaatttattttataataaaagcaATTTTATAGTTTAACGAACCACATCAAACTATATCGATTTGtatgattaattttatgtaatctttttatggttagattatttttttttttttcttaaaaatatcaaagattGAGTGGGGAGTGCTCTGCGGTCCCCTTGGCTTGCAAATTAAGGTAACGAGGGAAATGCCTCTTATTCTAGACTTGTGGATCTTATACAATAGTAGTATTACATACATTAAGAAATTTGATACAAGTAAATTTATCAAATGATGTGTTTTTAtgtgatacgttagatctattttataataaaaataattttataatttgacgtagCACATCAAtttacgtcaatttataaatatacttttataaaatttctttatagttaaaatatttatcatcacataaacatatatactaaataactctttatatatatatatatatatatatataaacttgtgGTCTATTTTGTGATctatttttaaaaggaaaaatatagttgcaagtacaattatgcaccaatgtgatgtgattggttaaaaagtagatttttattgaaaacagtgttaatttaaattttaagtatgaatgaatcagtattgatacacagattagtatatgattgtgcttgtatatagcaaaactctttttaaaaaccctatttaattgttgttgtctGCATTGTTCAGTTTTTGTGGTAATATTTGGATGAGTCCAGTGCTTATCCATCTGTCATCTGATCGATTACGGgaagggaaggagaaaaagcaTATACCCCCGCTTGGGGCAAGGGAATAATCCAATTGAAGTAAAAGCCCATACCTATCTTAAAATATAAGAATGATTTTAAGTCTGATTTGAGACATGAGATGAAACCACTAGAATGAAGACGTAATGAAGACAAGATATGGATTAATAAACCTGAAGGCCCGATTCAAACGGTAATTATCTATTTATACGAGAATAGTAGTGTTATTTGAAGACGTTTACATCACAGGCAATGATACCCTTCCAACTGGTTAACAACCGGTTTAcaatcaagataataaaattatttaatagaattataagatattttttatatcattttttgtttattttttatattttttttatctaaattgtAAACAGGTTGTCATCAAGTGAGAaggctatcattattcttatcaatatttttaattttgtaccataccggccggtacagtcGAAATATGCCGTACCGGTCACTGGTTCGGTATAGAAATTGTACATGTTTGGTACCAGTCCAAATACCGGCCCGTACCGGCCGATATTTCGGCTTATATTAGACTACGTACCGGCCCGTACCGTCTAGTATTTTGGCCTTTAcctgttttttttatttcttcaaacttCAAGCTCATTTTTTGACCCCCAATTCAAACCAGtccatttataatttatatatatgtatttatgcataatttatttatatatagattattattttggaatataattaatatatatatttctgtatataatttattcatatattgaaTTTTTCGAAACGATACACGAAACGGTACtagtaccgaaatatttcattccattgCCTTGAccagtacggtattcaaaacattgattctTACACCATACATAGTTGATCATCTATATGATATAATCTGATCgctaagattcaaattttaatatttatttttcaaatcaaattatgataCGTAGATGGTGTATAGTGTAAaaacctttaaatataattttttttctaaagaaagCGGCGATTTTAACTCATATCAATTTGGTCAAACATAAATTTGGctccatttatttattaaattaattattataatcaattattaaataatacaatTCATATAAAATTTGGCTAGATTCATTATATAAACTTAAGATGTTAggtcatatttattattttacaatattatCTCTATATTCAAAATGagaacatttttaatatttaaactgattaaatgaaaaaatcgCATTCCTAGTACTACCCAAATGTTACTTGAATCCTTGTAAACATAATCTATTCATACATAACTCTCTAAAGATTTTAGTAAAAAGTCAAAATATGTTTATCAAAAATTGTGGATTAGATAATCTATTTTATCATGATGAAGCGAGTTATAAACAAGATCAAAATCGatcaaatattgaattatttgttcGTGACTATAAATACAATTAGATGAAAAGCTTCAACTCGACTTATGAAGCAACTCTTAAACAAATTTCGAATCAATCGAATATTAAATGAATTGTTCATAAACATAAATACAACTAAATGAAAAGTTCCAGCTTGACTTATGCTTAAACAAAAGTCAAACGAATAAGGACTACTGGCTTGAACTCGGCTCGACTCATTTACACTACTAAACTCTTATTTACATGTTAAAGATCTTGAAATTGTGAGGAAATGAAGTATTATAGGTGTTTTACAAAAACTATCTATCCcacttcaaaatatatatatttgaatagtatgtgagaaatctttttttttttttaagacatCTTGTCTatacattttgaaaaataataatccgCTTGTCTATTACTTGCCACcccacttattattattattattattttaaagttatgtattctttttaattttaataatattttaatttaaaaagtgAAACAATGTTGAGATAAGGAGTGAAAAAAGTTGAGTAATTGAGTGATCAGTGTAGTTTGAATGAGATTGATTGCCAAAGATGGACTAACACAAAGGTTGCGTGACTGAGCTCATATTGCTGGAATTTGGAGTGAACAGCTGCAATACATACGTACACTTGAAGCCAACAAGAAAGAACTGGAAAGAGATTTGACATATGAGTCGATCCACATGTATAAAGCTGTGGATAACACCTTAAAATGTatgaatgaatttaaatttaattgattgatgcgagtgatgagattagataaaatcacttttttaaagtgaaaataGCAGATAAGTGTATAGAAAATGTATAGATCGAAACTCATATATACTATTAAAATTTagcatatttttgttattaaaaatggaaatcattaatatataaaaaatagatttctttTATGGGAATTCTAGATTTGTCTACCATTTTTTTAGAAGAGATGCTtgtaattttacaaattattataCTTAACATTAAAATTGTCAAATCGTATTAATGAATCATATTTGTGCAGTGTTAAGATAtgtatattgtattatataagTCAACCTAAACATGGCCTTAAGTTACTATGTCCCTTCATTTTGTCCCATTGACGTGGCACCAAAATCTAGTGCCTCgtggcttattaaaaaaattaaaagaatatatatttaaaa includes:
- the LOC122290764 gene encoding beta-glucosidase BoGH3B-like codes for the protein MRRFSIPMMGFMLLCYLATSTEAVYVKYKDPRQPLGARVKDLMRRMTLAEKIGQMVQIERSVAKPDVMKKYFIGSVLSGGGSVPAPEASAETWVNLVNEIQKGSLSTRLGIPMIYGIDAVHGHNNVYKATIFPHNVGLGVTRDPRLIKKIGAATALEVRATGIPYVFAPCIAVCRDPRWGRCYESYSEDHKIVQAMTEIIPGLQGDIPAKSRKGVPFVGGKQKVAACAKHFVGDGGTTNGIDENNTVINANGLFSIHMPAYPTSIIKGVATVMVSYSSWNGKKMHANGDLISGLLKGKLKFKGFVISDWYGIEKIDANYSCSVQAGVSAGIDMIMVPFNYTDFIHELTNQVKNNIIPMSRIDDAVKRILRVKFIMGLFENPLADLSLVSQLGNKKHRELAREAVRKSLVLLKNGKSADKPLLPLPKKTLKILVAGSHADNLGYQCGGFTITWQGLSGNDLTIGTTILNAVKNTVDPTTQVVYSENPDAGFVKSNKFSVAIVVVGEPSYAEMIGDSFNLTILEPGPSTINNVCGAVKCVVVVISGRPVVIQPYLAKIDALVAAWLPGTEGQGVADILFGDYGFTGKLACTWFKTVDQLPMNVGDSHYDPLFPFGFGLTTRATNN